A window of Diadema setosum chromosome 2, eeDiaSeto1, whole genome shotgun sequence contains these coding sequences:
- the LOC140239774 gene encoding ubiquitin carboxyl-terminal hydrolase BAP1-like, producing the protein MAGEWLELESDPGVFTLLVQELGTKGVQVEEVYDLQKPIEGPVYGFIFLFKWIEERRARRKVQSLADDAYVTNPAILRDMFFAHQIVPNSCATHALLSVLLNCPDISLGKTLSNFKDFTKSFSPEDRGEAIGNVPEIARAHNAHAHPEPPRLPEKQTGVITRAGETFHFVSYVPIEGRLYELDGLKPGPLDHGPWGEKEEWTAKFQRVIAERLENEGGSSDIRFSLMAVVADKKMAIEQKLFTLRSNRQILLQTLNSLVESTQRPSGDASAGARLSSAGPVASSEKPAGQVKEERQSVPDTDHHPDSAPFPPPLPPPPLPSSVSEAGRSSLEAESSREKEDGAHREHSSGKKKKKKKKKKKKQISRDKGPSPTPTYKLPAALDTHNYCKSPLSCDELSASSLNSESPDSESDEEKGGERHPEQKSLNSVKEHIDEDEEQGLQALPSSTSSSSTSSSSAPEGGDEIAVKEEEEVDVVSINSSPADSKGDVLLVTANEEKAGICADSEVCEDPSKDSEETKGVESTSAVEGIKVEPTPFATSRPLLSFTAKIPPDLCQPLTIHTAPERMSPGSLSPSNYSTDTASEAGSAFNSPLVKSASQSRSNSPTASKLGKFQQWKAGANADERNKLEAAIAKIEDERKQAIIDEGGDIGGLDINRLKSLRKRPGVDFDDADVQAKRQLFNKDGSGGRGSGKREAGVWTKIKRAANKQDDTQHFTPGELLDVLKGVESEISVYEQKLQDEKEKRNKYKVDDNRRTHNYDPFIFTFLSMLAEQGKLAPLVEKHALIKRRQGISLGRLQRNRKPDRRRRKQRSRGIRKKSGKYK; encoded by the exons ATGGCTGGAGAATGGCTTGAACTCGAAAGTGACCCAG gAGTCTTCACTCTACTTGTTCAAGAACTTG GTACTAAAGGTGTGCAAGTAGAGGAGGTTTATGACCTCCAGAAGCCCATAGAAGGCCCCGTCTATGGCTTTATATTCCTCTTCAAGTGGATTGAGGAAAGAAGGGCACGGCGCAAAGTGCAGTCTCTGGCTGACGATGCTTACGTCACCAATCCCGCAATCCTCCGCGACATGTTCTTCGCACACCAA ATTGTTCCAAACTCCTGTGCTACTCATGCTTTGCTGAGTGTGCTCCTGAACTGTCCTGACATCTCCCTTGGCAAAACATTGTCTAACTTCAAGGATTTTACCAAGAGTTTCAGTCCCGAG GATCGGGGTGAGGCAATAGGGAATGTCCCAGAGATAGCCCGGGCCCACAATGCCCATGCTCATCCGGAGCCTCCCCGTCTCCCGGAGAAACAGACTGGTGTCATCACAAGGGCCGGGGAGACATTCCATTTTGTCAGCTACGTGCCAATAGAGGGCAGGCTTTATGAGCTAGATGGCCTCAAACCTGGACCTCTTGATCACG GCCCATGGGgtgaaaaagaagaatggaCCGCCAAATTCCAGAGGGTCATTGCTGAACGGCTTGAGAATGAAGG AGGGTCGTCGGACATCAGGTTCAGTCTGATGGCAGTGGTGGCAGACAAGAAGATGGCCATTGAACAGAAGCTGTTCACGCTTCGATCCAATCGACAAATCCTGCTGCAGACCTTGAACTCG TTGGTTGAGTCGACTCAGAGACCATCAGGAGATGCGTCGGCAGGCGCAAGGCTTTCCAGTGCTGGCCCCGTAGCCTCCTCCGAGAAGCCAGCAGGTCAGGTGAAAGAAGAGAGACAGTCCGTCCCAGACACTGACCACCACCCAGACTCTGCTCCATTTCCTCCTCCACTGCCACCTCCACCACTGCCATCATCAGTATCAGAGGCGGGGAGGAGCTCCCTGGAGGCAGAGTCAAGCAGGGAGAAGGAAGACGGGGCTCATAGGGAACATTCCTCaggtaaaaagaagaagaagaaaaagaagaagaaaaagaagcagatcTCGAGGGACAAGGGGCCGAGTCCAACACCAACGTACAA ACTACCAGCAGCCTTGGATACCCATAATTATTGCAAGTCACCTTTGTCCTGTGACGAATTGTCGGCTTCCAGCCTCAACAGTGAATCGCCAGACTCAGAGAGTGATGAGGAGAAAGGTGGTGAGAGACATCCAGAGCAGAAGAGCCTGAACAGTGTCAAGGAACACATAGATGAGGATGAGGAGCAGGGACTGCAAGCCCTCCCCTCATCAACGTCATCATCATCCACATCCTCATCGTCGGCTCCAGAAGGCGGTGATGAGATCGCTgtgaaggaggaggaagaggttgACGTGGTCAGCATCAATTCCAGCCCAGCAGACTCCAAGGGGGATGTGCTGCTGGTCACAGCAAATGAAGAAAAAGCCGGGATTTGTGCCGACAGTGAGGTGTGTGAGGATCCTTCGAAAGACTCTGAGGAGACGAAGGGAGTGGAGAGCACGAGTGCAGTGGAGGGCATCAAAGTGGAGCCTACCCCCTTTGCTACCAGTAGACCACTGCTTTCCTTCACCGCCAAAATCCCTCCAGACCTCTGCCAGCCCCTCACCATCCACACCGCTCCTGAACGAATGTCGCCAGGCTCCCTGTCGCCTAGCAACTACAGTACGGACACGGCCTCGGAGGCGGGCAGTGCCTTCAACTCACCGCTGGTCAAGTCGGCCAGCCAGTCACGCTCCAATAGTCCCACGGCGAGCAAGCTCGGTAAGTTCCAGCAGTGGAAAGCCGGCGCCAACGCAGATGAGCGGAACAAGCTGGAGGCTGCCATCGCGAAGATAGAGGATGAGCGAAAGCAGGCCATCATTGATGAGGGCGGTGACATCGGAGGACTGGATATCAACAG GCTGAAGTCATTGAGGAAGAGACCTGGTGTTGACTTTGATGATGCAGACGTTCAGGCCAAGAGGCAGCTCTTCAACAAGGATGGATCAGGGGGGCGTGGCTCCGGTAAGCGGGAGGCAGGGGTGTGGACCAAGATCAAGAGGGCCGCCAACAAACAGGATGACACCCAGCACTTCACCCCTGGG GAACTGCTTGATGTTCTGAAGGGAGTAGAGAGTGAGATAAGTGTATATGAGCAGAAACTACAGgatgaaaaggaaaagagaaacaaatacaAG GTGGACGACAACAGACGCACCCACAACTACGACCCCTTCATCTTCACCTTCCTCTCCATGCTGGCGGAGCAGGGCAAGCTTGCGCCCCTGGTGGAAAAGCACGCCCTCATCAAGCGCCGCCAGGGCATCTCGCTGGGGCGCCTCCAGAGGAACCGAAAGCCGGACCGGCGGCGCAGGAAGCAGCGATCCCGGGGTATTCGCAAGAAGTCGGGCAAATACAAGTAG